The following proteins come from a genomic window of Perognathus longimembris pacificus isolate PPM17 chromosome 12, ASM2315922v1, whole genome shotgun sequence:
- the LOC125360997 gene encoding LOW QUALITY PROTEIN: uncharacterized protein LOC125360997 (The sequence of the model RefSeq protein was modified relative to this genomic sequence to represent the inferred CDS: inserted 2 bases in 1 codon): MRVDSPCRSTALLHVSAALLQCERGPPPVRAWPSSSVSTALLQCERSPPASRPQPSVSTGPQPSQPERELTPPVEIEGYPEKNPGAPSSTGTGGRPALVGCKLSPPSRGRARSPGRASRLRTRTVPGALCPEAETATLRSARTPLFDNEQTPSSRDPLDLLLALGRRSPGAPKPPWPQVTLLPQSCTGGPSPLSASLYSTRPHTYWHHCRATGHRGLAGGTARPQGPAAGSKICPFKPVLPGVSAVVKSSLVLRFVKGQFHEYHESPLGAALLTLPVCLDDTSVKVEIWDTAGRRRCHHPAPMCYQGPSCHRGRDITQHRCLCTDAFPPKTWVQELQRQASPXVTAATGNEADPANESAEKSQEAQAYADDRFAGQGGFPQPAMDVNETFTPTAKKKRPKNEPDLGVALHETNPASRSPRCSNRAPLPHHGCPTPLPQSPARTHSNQSH; the protein is encoded by the exons ATGCGGGTGGACAGCCCTTGCAGGAGCACAGCCCTCCTCCA TGTGAGCGCGGCCCTCCTCCAGTGTGAGCGCGGCCCTCCTCCAGTGCGAGCGTGGCCCTCCTCCAGTGTGAGCACAGCCCTCCTCCAGTGTGAGCGCAGCCCTCCTGCCAGCCGCCCGCAGCCCTCTGTGAGTACAGGGCCACAGCCTTCG CAGCCGGAGCGGGAGCTGACACCCCCAGTGGAAATCGAGGGGTACCCTGAGAAGAATCCTGGAGCCCCTAGCTCCACCGGTACCGGGGGACGGCCTGCCCTCGTGGGCTGCA AGCTCAGCCCCCCCAGCAGAGGCCGGGCCCGCAGCCCTGGCCGGGCCTCGAGGCTCCGCACCCGGACGGTGCCCGGAGCCCTCTGCCCGGAGGCG GAGACTGCTACCTTGCGCTCTGCACGTACTCCCCTGTTTGATAATGAACAAACGCCCTCTTCACgggaccctctggatctgttgctggCATTAGGCCGCAGGTCCCCTGGTGCCCCCAAACCG CCTTGGCCCCAAGTAACGCTGCTGCCCCAGAGCTGCACTGGAGGCCCCTCCCCACTAAGTGCCTCTTTGTACAGCACCCGCCCCCACACTTACTGGCACCACTGTAGAGCAACGGGCCAcagggggctggcggggggcacGGCACGACCCCAGGGACCAGCGGCTGGGAGCAAGATCTGTCCGTTTAAGCCAGTCCTGCCAGGGGTGTCTGCGGTAGTCAAGTCCAGCCTCGTCCTCCGTTTTGTCAAGGGCCAATTCCACGAGTACCACGAGAGCCCGCTTGGAGCCGCCCTCCTCACCCTGCCTGTCTGCTTAGACGACACATCAGTCAAGGTCGAGATCTGGGACACGGCTGGACGGCGGCGCTGTCACCACCCGGCCCCCATGTGCTATCAGGGCCCCAGCTGCCATCGTGGCCGTGACATCACCCAACACAGATGCCTTTGCACGGACGCTTTCCCCCCCAAGACCTGGGTGCAGGAGTTGCAGAGGCAGGCCAGCCC GGTCACCGCAGCCACAGGCAACGAGGCAGACCCGGCCAACGAGAGCGCCGAGAAATCCCAGGAAGCACAAGCCTATGCGGACGACAGGTTTGCTGGTCAGGGAGGCTTCCCCCAGCCAGCAATGGATGTGAATGAGACTTTCACGCCAACAGCGAAGAAGAAGCGTCCCAAGAACGAGCCTGACCTAGGCGTGGCCCTCCATGAGACCAACCCAGCCAGCAGGAGCCCGCGCTGCAGCAaccgagcccccctcccccaccatggctGCCCCACTCCTCTGCCTCAATCACCTGCCCGAACCCATTCTAACCAATCACACTGA